In Enoplosus armatus isolate fEnoArm2 chromosome 16, fEnoArm2.hap1, whole genome shotgun sequence, the genomic window TCTATTTGTCTGTGCTTATTTCTGTCCCTCTGGGGACAATAAAGGCTTATAAATAATTGGCTAGTGAATTAGATTTAAAACTGGTACTTAACACTGATCCTTACTTACTTATACACTTGTATACTTTGTGGGAACATCAGATGTATGTGCTCGTGTGCTCTCACCTATGCCGTGCAAGATTCGAGCAATAGCTCTTCCAGAGAATTTCTCATCACTTCGGTGGGAAAGAAAACTTCTGATGTCCGCTGTGATCTGATTCTCCCAGTCTGacaactacaaacacacacaaacacacaagtaaacTACAATATCCAGACCATTCAAATTCAGCTGAAACTCCTGATAACCATCCTGTGTGTTGTACCTTATATTTATCGAGCTCCTCAATGTCTACTGGTGCGAGTGTGCTGCCTCGGTCTCGCCTCTTGTCGAAGTACTCGGAGAGAAGGCTCTTCAGGTGGAGGCTGCGACTCTCATCCAAATCGTCGACACAGGACGACACGCTGCGAAACGCAACACTGCAACGcaacacgacacacacacacacacacaaacaaggtaATGTAGACATGCACAGttgcacagaaacagacaaagaacagTCAGTAGTCAGTCCACAACTGattctttgactttttaaaacgTTTTAAAAGGTGTTAGAGGTGTGGATGTTTTCACACTGGGGTTCCGGGTGGTCTCATTAATTCATCATGAATTAAGTGACAGATGGATTGGGATTAAAAAGTCACAAATTCCAATTTTATTGTCATAAACTTCTGGTATTTGTTGATGTGGTCAGTTGCAATCACCTGGGAACAATACAGACAAATAATCCCattaaagaaatatgaaaaaaactGAGTCAGCTCTGCCTGCTGGGAGCCATCCAGCAGCTCTGAGGAAAGATAACAATTTATCTTTCAGCTGTCTAAGAAACATTTGTAGGTCTTTAACTGGAGGGCtttactgtacgtgtgtgtgtgtgtgtgtgtgtgtgtgtgtgtctacctttTGAAGGCCTTGAAGCAGGCGGTCAGCTGGTACAGCTGTGTCCTCTCTTGGTTCTGCACACGATTATGGAGGAACTGGCAAACTCTGTCCATCTCCTCATCGCTGAGGTCGCCATAGGAACGGAAGTAGAAAGATATGGAGGAGAATTCAACATGGATACCGCTACGTCCcccagctgaaacacacacacacacacacacaggtgtgatTAACTACAGTGCTCTTCACCGTCTTCATCGTGTGCATTTATCCATTTGACATGATTTAATTCAAACAATGACatctttttcctgctgtgtattttgcttttgtgtctgtggaTACTTGCTTGAGGTATTTGAATTCTGCAATTCAAATCTACCCCAGAGGAGACATAAAATATTggcaaacaggaaaaagaaaacaaaaaaaagacaacagaaacagtatTCTTATTCACCCCGACAAACCTAAACCcacatttaacacaaaaatatttattggcAAGAGATGTCAGTAAGAGTTAGGGCTGCCCCGAGCTAAGTATGTTTTTAAAACTTTCATTCGTGCATACACATACCTCTACCAGTGCTCCACTGCAGCTGTCTGAGTCCTCTCTTCACAAGAGCAAGCTGCCATCCCATAGTGTCCGCAACCTCGACAACATCAAAATCCAGTTGATCACATGTCTCCACTCGCTCGCCTGCCATCCGCCTTCTGGCCAAGACCACAGCAACCGGAGGGCAACTGtagaaaaatgacaaagtaaataaagtaaaataagataaataatttCCAATAACACATATTCATGCACACATGGTGCAGGGTGGCACATTTATGCAGCTTTCCCAATGCTCTGTATTAGAGTATCCTAAAGAATGACagacatttcatacattttagtGATTCTCTGGAGGTGTCTTGGTCCATCATAGCAGCTGATgttacacacagacagtgtggGGTGGAGAAGTTCAACAAAGCGCTGGGGATGCAGCTCCAGATAGCAGAGCAGCGTTTCTACACCTGAAATACAGAcatgcaaagacagaaaaagagaatcGATGTAACTCTACAGGTGCCTGATATGTGTACACGTACATATCCATCTGTCTATCAAGATCCCTATTTATGCtttgatgtatttattcatgcacatgcctttgtgtgtgtgtgtgtgtgtgtgtgtgtgtgtgtgtgtgtgtgtgtgtgtgtgtgtgtgtgtccacttaCCTTCCTCTGTGATGTCCAGAGACTCGACAGTTTGCTGGATGGGAATCGCTCTCTCGTGCGTGTGACACACTCGCTCTCTGGGCCAATCAAtgctctcctcttcctggtCCCTCATCCAATCATCAGctcctttctcctccacatCCTTGTGCTTCGTCAAATCATCAGCTTCCTCGTGTTCAActgtctgctcctctttcttctcctcctcctccatttcctttccttcatcTCTATCTTCTTGGAGGGGTAGCTCCACTGCATCAGGATGTGACGTCTCCTTGCAgtgaaaacaaggaaaacactCATTTTGTCCAAAATTCTGGTTTCCTATACAGACAACTTTGTCTCACTAAAATAAACTATAAATTATCAACCATACATTGTTTATAAACTTCAGTGTTAACTGCATTTAACTGTCTTTTCTTGGGTGACAGAGTAAAGAAGAAAGagtaaaagacatgaaagacCATTTCCCCTTATAATTACCTGTGCAGTAGATGGTACTGGTTTGTCTGGATGTACTACGTCCTGCTGAGTGGGAGGGTTCAGGCTGCTCTCTTGatcacacacatccatcatTTCTAGCAGCTCCGAATCCTCAACATCctttacacacagacaatttttagttttagtacCATGATCTAACAGCCATTtgttgaaacagcatttagaccaacacacacatgtagagtTACCTTTACAAGATCCTGTTGTTtctggtgtatctgtttacatttgcaCGGAGGGAAAACTTTCTGGACCAGTTTCTTTACTATGTAGTAGTCCACTGTGTCTGCATAGATATGGCGACGGAGCTCATGGAGGTCCCCACCCtacacaggaagacagaaagaggcagcAGTCGAGAATACTGGTGTGAACAAGGACAGATGTGATTTTTGCCTCTGCTATCTGTGTATTACTATATATTACTACATTTCTACCATGTTGTACTGTTCGAATGGTGACAAATTCAAGcatcaaaagggaaaaaaatacaatgtactgtaaataacataaaaacctttttgaaaTACAGCTAACACAATATAACAAAGACTGAAACTGCAAAATAACCACATCCAGTGTTTTAGGTTGTCAGCCCAGAAATACAGAGAATGACCCAACTTACTTCCTAAAATAGACAGACAGTTACAGTCTTACCTCGGGGTCCAGAAAGAGGTGACAGTGTGCCggttctccatctcttcctgcCCTCCCAATCTCCTGAACGTAGCTCTCAAAGCTCTGGAAAAACATTCATCAGTAAGGGAATACATATAAAGACAAGACTTGGGCTCTAGTTTTAcacagagttttgttttttgttgtaataTCTGGCTTTAAAATCAAATGCAATCTGACAAAGTTGCATTTGAAGAGCCTTTGCTTTAGATAAATTAGACCACGACTCACCTTAGGCATGTTGTAGTGGACGATGCCACGGACGTCAGATTTATCGAGGCCCATGCCAAACGCCACAGTGGCCACCACGATTCTGAGCTCCCCGCACATGAAGTTGTTCTGGACCCGACGGCGCTCTGATGCTGACAACCCGGCGTGGTACGACTCCGCCTGCCATTTCAGAGGTTTACGAATCTTCTTCCTTGCtaaatgcagaaacacagggTAAACAGAGACATGGAGTCAAAGACGGAGAAGATAAAAATATCAATTGGAGTAAATGCTTTTTGAGGGATGTGATACAACAGGTTTCCATAACATGGTCTAGTTTTAAATCTGGCATGTCTGATATAGTAATGTTACATTTCACCCCTTCCCCTAACATGTTTCTTCTCTCTACATTTtagtgaaaaatacatttttaatcaatcaataatatGAATTAGTCCATCCTTACccagctctttctttctctgtccgACAGGGTTGTTCTGtgtctgactgctgctgttggtttgtttgttttccttcaccAGCACCCCCTGCAGGCAGGTCCTGAGCAGTGCGGCCACACGAGTAGTCTCCTCTCTTCTGGTGCAGTAGACAATGACGGAGTCCAGACAACCAAAACGATCGCCTTTCAGCAAGGATACTAAAGCCTAAAAAAGATAAAGacgagaagagaaagaggagagaaagtaaaagacTTATTATATTTCTAGACTGACACAAGGGGGCAGGTGGCACTTGGACAACTTTACAATTTGTGGAACACTTTGCTGTTAATTAATACCCATCACACCTGATCCTTTTCTCTATCCATGGACACAGACAGATGCAAGTTAGGAGGCACTGCTGCAGACCGGACTGCGATGCCGTCTTGATCGGTGATGTCCAGATGACGTGCGATGTCCAGAGCAGTGGACAGTGTGGCTGTAGCCGTGAGTCCCAGCAAGCATTGCACTCCCAAACGCTCCCTTAGCACctacaaacacatacatcataTATTTATTGTAACTAGtttatacaaaaatattttagtgtgacattcatttttcttcaaaGGGAGgaccaagacacacacacacacacacacacaccaccatcatTAACCCACCTTACAGAGTCTTAGGTAGCAGGGTCTAAAGTTGTGAGACCACTCTGAGACACAATGAGCTTCGTCTATACAGGCGAAGGCCACAGGAGGCAGCTCCTGAGCAGAGGGCAGACACCCTGAACCTGAACCTCCTCCACCAACCAGAGCCTctggagagaggagcagcacacacacctcGCCTGACTTCACCTgaagaaacacatgaaacacttTGTGGGCTGAAAATACTCCTGAATGTGCGACATTTGATCTAAACTGCAATAGTGTACTATCAAAATAGCACTATACAGTTTACTGAAAAAAAGACTAGGTTTGGGAGCATTTTGTGATTTCTAGGAGAAGAGTTATGAAAAGTGTGAGATGTAGGTATGCTTTTCAGTCTGGATTTGAAATGTTGTATAATGTTCTACTCTTTGAGACACACAGGAAGATGCTGTGTATTTTACCTTTTCTATcgcagcttctctctgtttcctcgtCATGTTGGAGTGGATACAGGCTGCCTTCAGCTTGGCTGGCAGACCAgacagctacacaaacacacacacacacacacaataaaaatgtgCTGACTGCATCACTGTCCAaagtgagagggggagagagagagagagagagagagagagagagagagagagagagagagagattaccTGGTCATCCATTAGTGAGACTAGAGGTGAAATGACCAAAGTGATAGATGTTGATCGCTGAGCATACAGGTAGGCTGGGAGCTGATAGCACAACGATTTACCCATCCCTGTTGACAACACTACGAGCGTAGAGAGACctaaagagagacaaacacacaaacattaatacAGAGAATTTAGgtgtacaaatgtgtgtatgtgtggtaaGTGTTCTtatatgtgtgtactgtacataccGGACAGGATCCTCATGATGGCTTCCTCTTGTCCTGGTCTAAATGACTGATAGCCAAGGTCTCTCAGAGCTGAATACACCTCATCAGGTGTTGCTACACAGACACATTcccacaaataaaacatcaacgTTTGAGCGAATGTAcggtgtgtcttttttttttatctgttgtaCTTAATAATACAGGTTTTTCAAGGTAAAGAACACAGTAAGTGTTTACCCTGGACTTTCCCATCATCTTTGAGGTGATAAAGTGGTTCCATtggtggtggaggagcaggACGCTCATAGTCAGGACGAATCACATTCAGCAACACCTCGTCTTTATTGTTACTGTCCACCTCCTTTTCTTGGTAGGGCTGCTCCTCATTGATACTGGGAGATgccactaaaacacacaaacacatcaatacCACAAAAAATACCTGTGATACTGCATATGTGATCCTGTATTCAGATGACAGATCTCTAAGCCTCCACTGTACCTGTCAGCTGGAACATACAAAGACAAATTGTGTTGACATATTGTTTAATACCCAGCGGCTGAGGTTGCAGTGTTCCTGTCGCCCTGGCAACCTCCTCCAGGGTGGGAAGTTCAAATGGCTCCTCTTCAGCAGGCGGGTCGTCAGGAATGGGAGGGGCAGGGGCTGCAAAACATTTTGGTATTTGGTATTTGTTGTGATATTTACAGTCTTGTGCAAAACATTCTCAAGCAAATTAAACAATCCTTTATTTGTATTACCTCGTCCCTTGCAGTCGATGGCCCAGTGTCCCGTCCCTCCACACTTGTAGCAGGTGTCACCCTGGCGACTGCTGAACCCCCCTCTGAAtccacccctccttcctctgccaAAAAATCCACCAGCTCCACCAAAACGTTCGCCTTTCAGCTGGAACTTCTGCATgtacaacttaaaaaaaaataaatacacacagtagaTTTATGacaacagtgaaacacacacattttaataaatctGGATACATTTTTTAATACGATAGTCTAATGGTCATGTGAAGCTGGATGTACGGTTTAGATTTCTGAGACAAAGGCATACAAATACATCCATTCTTCACAAGGATACTGTAAACAGGTTTTAGTCTTATTTTCAAGTAGCAATAAACAAAGCTGATTTATGAGATTTGGAAAGGAATTACAGAACAAACAAGTGTGTTTTATAATTGTTTCTTAACCCTGAACACTTGTCTAGAGCAGGTTTTACCTTTAATGTTTTGATTATAAGAAAACTTCTCCAAACACTAGAGATCCTGCATGcactcattaacacacacacatatacaaaacGTACCTGTTTGCGTAGACCAGCACCTCTTAGTGCGTATCCTTTGACGTGAGATTTCTTCTTCAGATTTATCTTCACAAAGTTACCATCTGGACCTTTCACGTTTCTGTACAAATAAAGAATTTGTTATACACATACTACAAATAGAGACGTGTCAGTGCCATTTTGCAGTCCGAGGACATGTGTGGTCTCACCTGGCTCTGACAGACTGAGTGTGATACATTCTCTTGGTCCCAAATTCCTCCTCTATTTCTCCTAACAAGTTCTCCTGAGGAACCTTGATGGgaataataatgtatttaacTCATttgcacaaaaaataaaacatacagtatgctgaGATGAATACAAACTAACCGACTTACCTTTTTTGGTACCTtagtttctttctcttcttctgcctctccaTCTTCAGCTCCCGTTTTCTTGGCTCTCCTTTTCTTCACTCCTTCTTGAGCTGGGCTGGCGTTTACATCAGagctctcctctttctttttgccaTTCCTACGCCTCTTCTTCACTCCTCCCTCTTCTGTCGCCTCTCCCTCCacgttctctccctctctctgccttttcctccctctcttctttggACCTTTGGATTTGTGACTACTCTCATTGTCGTCTTCCGGCGTTAGAGGTGGCATCAGttctctttccatctcctcacctccctttctttttgctttttcttcccctcctcctctgctttttcCAGTGTGTTGTAGAGCAGGTTTCAGTGCACTATCGCAGACTATTTTATCACTAGTAATGCTCTTAGTCCCATCATCTTGTCCCAAGtctgcttctcttctttctccctctgcatcTATTTGTGCTTTTCCAACTATTTCATCTCCTTGTATTTTTCCTTCAGTTtctcttcccctttctctctcttcttttttctccagATCTATCTCCTGGTTGCCTGCTCCAGGTCTCACCTCAGCCTCCATCTCTCCAAACACCTGACACCTCTCTAGCCacttactgtcaacaaaactCAGTCTACTGGCAGGAGAGGGCCTTCCTCCAGTGCCTCTACCTCCCAGTCCTCCTCTGAAACCTCCAACACATTTCAAGCCTGCAGAACCAATTCCCCTGTGTGGAGTCCCGAAAGTttcaacatttccttttttgtctcctAATGCTTCTATACTTTCATTTAACTTTCCTGTGGCTCCTACATCTCCTCTTGGAGTTCCTACACTACGTGGAGAAGATAATGAAGACAACAGGGCAGTAGATCTGGCTGGAGAGGAAGCTAGACTAGAGACACTTTGATTTTGTGTATTAATAACTTTACTGGTACTACTCTTGCTACtaatattactactactactataacTACTCGCAGTACTCGCAGGTTCTTCGCAAGACTCTCGGACAGGTTCAAATGGTTCAAACAGCTCGTCAGGCTCCACTGGTTGTAGTGTCTTCGAAGCCAGGGACCCGAGGCAAGTCTTTCCTCTTCTGTGAACAAGGACACAATTACAAGGACAGCTCACACAAAACAGCTGCAGGCCATTACTGGCTGAACAAGTGGCTGAACAAGTcattaaaaaagattaaaagacTTATATTAGGTACTTCATTTTCCAAATTGCTAAAGGTTGCAATTATTTCATCACAGAGGTGGCTGTTTAAATTGTAACAACTGCATAATagagtataaagtataaagcaaagcaaaacaaagagaatatcagaaaaatcaaaaatactgaaaaatgtgtcCATGTACTGTACTGCAAATAATATTACAAGTAGAGCTGATTAATCGATcggcagaaaaaaaaccttcaactattttgataattgattaaacatttcagtcatttatgaaGCAAAAAACTCCAAAACTTATCTGATGTCatttctccaatgtgaggattttctgcttttctctgttctaTATCTTTGTAAACTGGATATCTTTgcattttggactgttgtttggacaaaacgaGTCATTTTAAGACGTCACCTTGAACTCTGGTAtatattttaagacatttcataaactaaacaattaaaTCAAGAGAATAATGAAAGAgtaatcaataatgacaataattgtttgttgcagccctaattgcAACACAATGTTCAGCTAATTTTAGTTATATATCTATCAGTAAACAATGCAATGATAATGTGCAGCTAACATTACAACACTTTCTTCCATATAATTACCTTGGTGAGAAAGGACTTGATTCGGGGTCAATGGAAGTGGtcttggcagcagcagcagcaacggGGCTGTTTGTCTGTCCAGTTGGTCCATCTTTCAAGGAGTTTAGAGGCATCCGACCGGGAAGGACCGATTTCCTCAGTGAGATAGGTCTCTCCTGGAAGAACAAAAGGAAATCACTGCACTAGTACTAAAACCAAAGAAGTCATTGCTTTTAAGAGTACAGTTTGGTCAGGTTTTTTTCAAGTGTGCCTCACCTTACTGAGTGTTGCCAGATTGTTTTTAAGCTTTAGGCCATAGTATTGAGCAGAGGCCTTAAGACCGTCTCTCTCCTGGGGTGTCAGTCTGGGAGAAGGCGCAGACTGTGCACTGCGGTTCAGATGGGCACCCCAACAGTCAGACTCCTACGTCATCGACATGGGAAAAAATTGTCTTACTtgtctatgttttttttctacaaaaaaacacccacagtcacaaacacactttcttcaGTACCTTCTGGACTGTGTTGACCTCAGCTGTAGATCTGGACTGTTCAGCATGTCCGCTGGCtgcatcactgctgctgttttctttggctTGTTTCAGACTGCGGTACTCTTTATACAGCTCTGGAATAAAGACACACAATGTAATATGCTCCTGTCTGTAAACAGATGAGTTATGCTAGAGATGGACTAGATATAAGGGCCAAAGAGATacttctgtttgtctgcattgtAAGTTATGGATTGTACTCACTCCTGGTCTCCTCTGGAGCCTGATCAATGTCCTCCTGGAAAGGAAAAAGCAGTATAATATCCAACTATTACTTAGAAAATGGAACAACAACTATGTCTGTAGTGAGTTAGTAAGTGACATGTCCTGTGGACACAGAACCACAATGAaaccacaacaataaaataaacctACCACATGCATACAACATATCTAAGTCTAAATCAAAGCAATGGGTTGCCGTTTCTTTAGCTACCTGCTAACTCTCGGCTAGCGTTTAAATTACCTTGCTTGGTTTCTTCTGGTGCTCTTTGACAAACCCCTGCTCCCAGCTTTTCAGAAGAAGTTTCACCTCGTTGTAGCGATCCATTGCAACTACAGGGACGATATTGCTAAGCGGATGGATTTAACTAACGCTctttaactttaatttattGCACACATAATTTACAGCACAACGTCTGTCGGGCGAGAGCTAACGTTACAGCAACACGATAACTGGAT contains:
- the recql4 gene encoding ATP-dependent DNA helicase Q4 translates to MDRYNEVKLLLKSWEQGFVKEHQKKPSKEDIDQAPEETRKLYKEYRSLKQAKENSSSDAASGHAEQSRSTAEVNTVQKESDCWGAHLNRSAQSAPSPRLTPQERDGLKASAQYYGLKLKNNLATLSKERPISLRKSVLPGRMPLNSLKDGPTGQTNSPVAAAAAKTTSIDPESSPFSPRRGKTCLGSLASKTLQPVEPDELFEPFEPVRESCEEPASTASSYSSSSNISSKSSTSKVINTQNQSVSSLASSPARSTALLSSLSSPRSVGTPRGDVGATGKLNESIEALGDKKGNVETFGTPHRGIGSAGLKCVGGFRGGLGGRGTGGRPSPASRLSFVDSKWLERCQVFGEMEAEVRPGAGNQEIDLEKKEERERGRETEGKIQGDEIVGKAQIDAEGERREADLGQDDGTKSITSDKIVCDSALKPALQHTGKSRGGGEEKAKRKGGEEMERELMPPLTPEDDNESSHKSKGPKKRGRKRQREGENVEGEATEEGGVKKRRRNGKKKEESSDVNASPAQEGVKKRRAKKTGAEDGEAEEEKETKVPKKVPQENLLGEIEEEFGTKRMYHTQSVRARNVKGPDGNFVKINLKKKSHVKGYALRGAGLRKQLYMQKFQLKGERFGGAGGFFGRGRRGGFRGGFSSRQGDTCYKCGGTGHWAIDCKGRAPAPPIPDDPPAEEEPFELPTLEEVARATGTLQPQPLVASPSINEEQPYQEKEVDSNNKDEVLLNVIRPDYERPAPPPPMEPLYHLKDDGKVQATPDEVYSALRDLGYQSFRPGQEEAIMRILSGLSTLVVLSTGMGKSLCYQLPAYLYAQRSTSITLVISPLVSLMDDQLSGLPAKLKAACIHSNMTRKQREAAIEKVKSGEVCVLLLSPEALVGGGGSGSGCLPSAQELPPVAFACIDEAHCVSEWSHNFRPCYLRLCKVLRERLGVQCLLGLTATATLSTALDIARHLDITDQDGIAVRSAAVPPNLHLSVSMDREKDQALVSLLKGDRFGCLDSVIVYCTRREETTRVAALLRTCLQGVLVKENKQTNSSSQTQNNPVGQRKKELARKKIRKPLKWQAESYHAGLSASERRRVQNNFMCGELRIVVATVAFGMGLDKSDVRGIVHYNMPKSFESYVQEIGRAGRDGEPAHCHLFLDPEGGDLHELRRHIYADTVDYYIVKKLVQKVFPPCKCKQIHQKQQDLVKDVEDSELLEMMDVCDQESSLNPPTQQDVVHPDKPVPSTAQETSHPDAVELPLQEDRDEGKEMEEEEKKEEQTVEHEEADDLTKHKDVEEKGADDWMRDQEEESIDWPRERVCHTHERAIPIQQTVESLDITEEGVETLLCYLELHPQRFVELLHPTLSVCNISCYDGPRHLQRITKICPPVAVVLARRRMAGERVETCDQLDFDVVEVADTMGWQLALVKRGLRQLQWSTGRAGGRSGIHVEFSSISFYFRSYGDLSDEEMDRVCQFLHNRVQNQERTQLYQLTACFKAFKSVAFRSVSSCVDDLDESRSLHLKSLLSEYFDKRRDRGSTLAPVDIEELDKYKLSDWENQITADIRSFLSHRSDEKFSGRAIARILHGIGSPCYPAQIYGRDRRYWRKYIQFDFNQLIRLATQEIIRFK